The Methanocella arvoryzae MRE50 DNA window CAAGGCCCTACGCTGCAGAAGATGATGGAAATTCTAGTAGCGCTGGGAGACATCTACGACGCTAAGAAGCTCATACAAGTCAAGAGCGCGCAGATCGCGGGTGTGTCGTACAAGACGATCGGTGACGCCGGGCTGGAGTGGATACAGGACCTTGAAGGCAAGGTCAGGATACCCGCTGTCCTCAACCCCATGGGCATGGATCGGGAAGCTTTTGTCGAGATGGGCATAGACCCTCATTTCGCCAAAAAGCAGGAGGAGATCATCCGGGCGTACGAGAAGCTGGGCATCAGGCCGGAGTGCACCTGTACGCCTTACTACCTTAACAGGCCCCGGTTCGGGGATCACCTCGCGTGGTCGGAATCTTCGGCCGTCTGTTTCGCTAACTCGGTCCTCGGCGCCAGGACCAACCGGGAAGGCGGCCCGTCGGCGCTGGCTGCCGCGCTTATCGGGAAGACCCCTTACTATGGCCTGCACATTACGGAAAACCGTTATCCTACCGTGACCGTCAAGGTCGATGAGCCCATCCATGGCGCTGAATACGGCGCGCTGGGCTACCTGGCAGGCAGGCAAATCGGGGACGGCATACCCATCTTCAAGCTGAAGTCCACACCCACGGAAGACGAGCTGAAGCACCTCGGAGCAGCGCTGGCTGCTTCAGGGGCAGTCGCACTGTTCCACGTGCTCCACGTCAGCCCGGAGCAATATGTGCTGCCCCCCGATAAAATGGACCGGGAGCCACAGAGGCTCGAGAGCGAGGATGACTGGCAGGTGCCCGAAAGGTTCTTCCTGCCCCGGGAGCGGATTGAGGTGGATATCGCCGAGATCCGGGAGACTGCCCGGCAGAAGGCGAGCCCTGACATCATTGCCCTCGGCTGCCCCCACGCCTCCAGAGAGGAGCTGGAGGAAATCCTGAGCCTGCTGCACGGCCGCAAGGTCAAAAAAGAGGTATGGGTCTGCACCGGCCGGTCGCTCGGGGAGAAGAACCCCGAACTCATCCAGCAGCTTCGGAGCAGCGGTATCAAGGTCTTGTACGATACCTGTATGGTGGTCTCTCCTGCCGCAAACCAGTTCAAGTGCATGATGGTCAACTCCGGCAAAGCCCTGAAGTACACGCCCGCCATGTGCGGAGTCGATGCGGTTATGGGCACGACTGAGGAATGCATCGAAGTCGCCTGCAGGGGTGACTGAGCATGCAGATCAAGGGCCACAGAATTTGCGGCGGCCGGGCGACCGGGCCTGCGCTGGTATCTAAAGATGCCATCTCCTTCCTGGGGGGCGTCGACCCCGGGACCGGCACTGTCATCGAGAAAGGCCACGCCCTGTACGGGAAGAACGTAAAAGGCACCGTCCTCATCTTCCCCGGGGGCAAGGGCTCGACAGTGGGCTCTTACGTCATCTACCAGCTCATGAAGAACGGCGTCGCCCCGGCAGCGATGATCAACATCAAGGCCGAGCCCATCGTCGCAGTCGGAGCCATCATCTCCGGGATTCCTATGGTGGATCGCCTGGAGCAGAACCCGGTAGAGACGATCAAAGACGGTGATACTGTCACAGTAGACGGCACCGCGGGAATCATCGAGCTGTCATGATAGAAAAAGACGATCTGGCTGTAGTAAGCCAGGTCTTCCAGGTCTACGAGACCCATGAGAACGAGCCTTACGTACACCTCTACGGAGAGCCCTTAGTCGACTCAAACGTCTTCTATGGCAAGGTATACGATCACTTCAGGGCTAAAGGCAAGTCCGTCTGGGTAGAACATCGCCTTGGCGAGTACGTGCTCACCATCGCCCCGGCGAAAAAGGAATCCGCGTGGATTAACGTAGCGCTGGCCGTCGCCACGTTCCTGACCACTATGCTGACCGGGTCTATGATGTACGGCGTCAACCCGATCACAGACCCTCTTGACGTTTATAAGGGCCTGCCGTTTGCCATAGCGATCATGGTAGCCCTTGGCTCGCACGAATTAGGCCACTACATCGTGTCGAGGAAATATGGTATCGACGCTACCCTTCCATACTTCATACCTTTCCCGTTCTCGCCCATCGGCACTATGGGGGCCATCATCAGGCAAAAAGGGCCCGTGCCGAACAGAAAGGCGCTGTTCGACGTAGGCATCGCCGGGCCTCTGGTCGGGCTGGCCGTGTCGGTCGTCATCATCGTCATAGGCTTAATGCTCCCCGCCCCTGAAATCGACACCACCAGCGGCACGTACATGCAGATCAACACTCCTCTGCTGTTCGACTTTCTGGCGTGGGTGGTCCACCCCGGGGAGACCCTGACCTCTGTTAACCCTATCGCTTTCGCAGGCTGGGTGGGGCTGCTGGTCACCGTGCTTAACATGATCCCTGTGGGGCAGCTGGACGGCGGCCACGTCTCCCGGGCAGTGTTCGGAGAGCGGGCGAACCTGATCTCACGTGTCATGCCGATCATCATCATGGCCTTCGGCCTGTACGGCACATTCATCCTGCAACAGCCCGGAGAAATCTGGATACTCTGGGGCTTCCTCAGCGCCCTCATGAGCGCGGGCTCCCATCCGAAGCCGACTGACGATACGCAGACTATCGGCGTGCCCCGGTACATACTGGCTGCAGCGGCTTTCGTGCTCGCGCTCCTCTGCTTTACGCCGTTCCCGATCACGATGTGATGGCCGCTATACGGCCAGAGTTTCCGGGCATTTTACCGTTATCCTGCAATAATTCAAGCAAACTTGACTTATGACAATATTTATTTACCTTGAAGCGCTTACTTGTAGGGCACCGAGGAGATATACATGGTTGTTGACGGGATATCATACTATAATGGTGCTGAGAAGTTCGCTGAGAAGATCAAGGGCCGGGGCTCGTTCGTGCTGCTGATGGGCAACACTGACACAGCCTTTATCCCCGGCATTACTGCCGCCGGTATCAGCCCTGAGCTGACGCCGTATACTCCGCCTCTGGACGCTGAACTGGTGGAAACGGGCAGGATTTTGACGCTCGGGGACATACCCCTGACGCCTGAAGCCATTCCCACGCCGGGCCTGATCACCAGGGCGGTAGTTACCTTATCCGATTTCCGGAGGTACTACGTCGATACGGGCATGTCCATTTCACCGATTGTGCCTCACTACCGGGTCGGCAGTGTCCCGGGTAAAGATATCCGCACGGGTCATGCGCTGAGTAACGTTAAGGAGATCATCGAAACTGCCAAGAAAGTCGGAGCCCAGATCGCCTCTGAGTCCGAATATCTGGTGATCGGCGAGTCGATTGCGGCAGGAACCACTACTGCGCTGGGCGTACTGCTGGCAATGGGCCATACGATGGACGGCTTTACCAGCAGCAGCCTGCAGGTCAATCCACAATCACTGAAGAGCTCCGTGGTCCTGGAAGGCCTGAAGAAGGCAGGCATCACCCAGCCGGTCGACCCGATCAGGGCGATCGAGAGCGTCGGAGATCCCATGATGGCCGGTGCCATCGGGCTGATTCTGGGCGCTAAGAATGTGCCCATCATCCTCGCCGGCGGCACTCAGATGGCCGCAGTGGCCGTACTCCTGTCCAGGATCGTGGACCTGAAAGGCTTTAACATCGCCCTCGCCACTACCGGCTGGGTGGCTAAGGACAGCAGCGCAAACCTGTTCGGCATCCTGAAACAGGGCAATGTGGATATTCCCGTCATGACTGCCGACCTTTCCTTCGCCCGGTCTAAGTTCGAAGGGCTGCTGGCGTACGAGAAAGGCCACGTAAAAGAAGGCGTAGGCGCCGGCGGCATCTCGGTGGCAGCGATGCTCAAGGGCGTCACGAAAGAACAGATCGAGGATACGGTAGAGTTCATCTACTCTAAGATGGTCGGACAGTAAAACGGAAAAAGGCATACCGCGAGGCATATGAGTTTGATGTGCCTCGGCGGACTATTTTTATGATGCTTATTTTTGTATCACGAACATGCCCGTATGAAGGGATTCCGCGTACTCGGGCGTCAGCGGCTCGACTTTGACTTCATCGCCGATGATGGCGCTGTTGCCCAGCGGGTCCTCTATTATCAGGGTGAACTCGCTGTTGCCGCTCTTAGCCTCGCCGATCGTCTTCAGAAGCTGGTCCGCTTTCTCGACTTCCTCTGGCAACTCCGCCCATTTCCGGGCCATGTTGACGACCGTTTCGATCCTGTCCAGCACGCCTTCGACGTTGGATATGTAAGCCTCTGATGCCGGCCCGGGCTCGATGTCGATGCCCCATTCCGGGATGCGCACGGTGCCGGACGTCGACCGGATGACTCTGTTGCACATGTGGTCTTCAGAGCATACCTTTATCGTATGGCGTAGCGGGTCGCGCTGGGTCAGGATAAGTGTTTCCGCGTACTTAAAGCCGCAGGTGCAGACGCTGCTTACCGACAGTACGTCGCCAAAATAAGGGATATTATCCTGGTGCGAGCGCATCTCCAGGTCGCTGCGGCAGACAGGACAGCAGACTTTGGCCGTGGCAGCGGCTATTTCGTCGAAGTTGTCTTCTCTAATCTCACTCATCGTGTACCTGATAGATTTACTTGACAGTAAACTTTGTCCTGTCGACCTTGATCGACATCGGAGTGACTACGATGTGGTTCTCGTCAATCCCGGCAATGTCGCCCCTGACATCGGCTGCTACCTGCTTGAGGTCTTTCAGTGCCCTGTCCCTGGTGAGGCTGTCGCCCTTGATCGGGAATATGTTGACAATGACGATGTTGCCATTGTAAATCTCCCTCTTCAGTTCGGGGATCTGCGAGAGGCTGGAAAGCTCGGCGACCCTGACGTACGTTTCTGCGGGGCCGGATCCGACTTCTTTCTCGACGCTGCTGAAATCGATCTCCGTGTACTCTTCGTTTTCCTCTGTCGCCCTCGAGCCCAGCACTTTACCTAAAAAGCCTTTGCCTACCATGTTTATCCATCCCTGTTATTTACCTGTTTTCTGATATTATTATTAGCACCTTAAATAATAGCTTATCGGTCATTACTTAATTATTTACAGTTCCAGGTTCCAGATGCGGTCACCCACGTAATGGATGGATTTGATCGCTTTGCCCCTGTTACCCATCATCTGATCTGCGTTAACCAGCGCTCTGCCGATTGCCAGCGCCTTTTTATGGACCTCGTCTGCAATGATGACGAGATCGCCCTTGCGTATGCTCAAGTCAGCATCCAGGATGCCCGGGCTCATGATATCAGCCCCTTTAGCCACGAACTTGACAGCACCCATATCTACGATGACTCGTTTTCTCGTCGGCTTGAGCCTGAGGGCTCCCCGGACTGTCGGGAAGGCATCGCCATCGACCGAAAAGAGCAGCGGCTCACCGTTGATCATGATAAAGTCCTGCTCCTCGTCCGTCTCAGCGATTTCCCAGGTCTTGCCCGCGAAAACTGCGTCTACTCCCTCTCCGAAGGTCACCCGAAGGTTGTCAAGGATTTTTTTAATGGCATCCTCTCTTAAATGATGTCTGGCCTTGATCCTCAAAGACTTCTCCCCATTGTTGCTTTTGAGAATTGATCAGTCGTCTATATGCATTCCGGTATAAATATGTTGTAGTGGTGATCGGCTGGAGGCTGTGGGGAATCTGTGCTTAATCTGGACGATAGAGGCATCCAGCTGACATAGCTTGGCGATAAGTATAAATATGCCACGCGAGATTTAATCAACATCATTCATTTGCTTTGTATTTAACGGAGGTATTTTATGAGTCAGAGACCCCTTGATGTCCTGAACGAGGCTCTCAATTCTCCTGTGATCGTACGGCTGAAAGGAGGCCGTGAGTTCAGAGGCGAGCTCCAGGGCTACGATATGCATATGAACTTAGTTCTCGATAACGCAGAGGAACTTAAGGAGAACGAAGCGTCCAGGAAGCTCGGCACGATCATCGTGAGGGGCGATACGGTCGTATACGTCTCACCGTAACATTGATAAACTAGAATACAGTATTATGGCCGAAAAAGGTGAATTATAATGTCTAAGGGTACTCCATCACAGGGAAAGCGCTCCAAGCGGGTGCACT harbors:
- a CDS encoding aconitase X; this translates as MYLTREEENIYNGEQGPTLQKMMEILVALGDIYDAKKLIQVKSAQIAGVSYKTIGDAGLEWIQDLEGKVRIPAVLNPMGMDREAFVEMGIDPHFAKKQEEIIRAYEKLGIRPECTCTPYYLNRPRFGDHLAWSESSAVCFANSVLGARTNREGGPSALAAALIGKTPYYGLHITENRYPTVTVKVDEPIHGAEYGALGYLAGRQIGDGIPIFKLKSTPTEDELKHLGAALAASGAVALFHVLHVSPEQYVLPPDKMDREPQRLESEDDWQVPERFFLPRERIEVDIAEIRETARQKASPDIIALGCPHASREELEEILSLLHGRKVKKEVWVCTGRSLGEKNPELIQQLRSSGIKVLYDTCMVVSPAANQFKCMMVNSGKALKYTPAMCGVDAVMGTTEECIEVACRGD
- a CDS encoding DUF126 domain-containing protein translates to MQIKGHRICGGRATGPALVSKDAISFLGGVDPGTGTVIEKGHALYGKNVKGTVLIFPGGKGSTVGSYVIYQLMKNGVAPAAMINIKAEPIVAVGAIISGIPMVDRLEQNPVETIKDGDTVTVDGTAGIIELS
- a CDS encoding site-2 protease family protein, which encodes MIEKDDLAVVSQVFQVYETHENEPYVHLYGEPLVDSNVFYGKVYDHFRAKGKSVWVEHRLGEYVLTIAPAKKESAWINVALAVATFLTTMLTGSMMYGVNPITDPLDVYKGLPFAIAIMVALGSHELGHYIVSRKYGIDATLPYFIPFPFSPIGTMGAIIRQKGPVPNRKALFDVGIAGPLVGLAVSVVIIVIGLMLPAPEIDTTSGTYMQINTPLLFDFLAWVVHPGETLTSVNPIAFAGWVGLLVTVLNMIPVGQLDGGHVSRAVFGERANLISRVMPIIIMAFGLYGTFILQQPGEIWILWGFLSALMSAGSHPKPTDDTQTIGVPRYILAAAAFVLALLCFTPFPITM
- the cobT gene encoding nicotinate mononucleotide-dependent phosphoribosyltransferase CobT, with amino-acid sequence MVVDGISYYNGAEKFAEKIKGRGSFVLLMGNTDTAFIPGITAAGISPELTPYTPPLDAELVETGRILTLGDIPLTPEAIPTPGLITRAVVTLSDFRRYYVDTGMSISPIVPHYRVGSVPGKDIRTGHALSNVKEIIETAKKVGAQIASESEYLVIGESIAAGTTTALGVLLAMGHTMDGFTSSSLQVNPQSLKSSVVLEGLKKAGITQPVDPIRAIESVGDPMMAGAIGLILGAKNVPIILAGGTQMAAVAVLLSRIVDLKGFNIALATTGWVAKDSSANLFGILKQGNVDIPVMTADLSFARSKFEGLLAYEKGHVKEGVGAGGISVAAMLKGVTKEQIEDTVEFIYSKMVGQ
- a CDS encoding ZPR1 zinc finger domain-containing protein → MSEIREDNFDEIAAATAKVCCPVCRSDLEMRSHQDNIPYFGDVLSVSSVCTCGFKYAETLILTQRDPLRHTIKVCSEDHMCNRVIRSTSGTVRIPEWGIDIEPGPASEAYISNVEGVLDRIETVVNMARKWAELPEEVEKADQLLKTIGEAKSGNSEFTLIIEDPLGNSAIIGDEVKVEPLTPEYAESLHTGMFVIQK
- a CDS encoding cell division protein SepF: MVGKGFLGKVLGSRATEENEEYTEIDFSSVEKEVGSGPAETYVRVAELSSLSQIPELKREIYNGNIVIVNIFPIKGDSLTRDRALKDLKQVAADVRGDIAGIDENHIVVTPMSIKVDRTKFTVK
- a CDS encoding RNA-binding protein encodes the protein MRIKARHHLREDAIKKILDNLRVTFGEGVDAVFAGKTWEIAETDEEQDFIMINGEPLLFSVDGDAFPTVRGALRLKPTRKRVIVDMGAVKFVAKGADIMSPGILDADLSIRKGDLVIIADEVHKKALAIGRALVNADQMMGNRGKAIKSIHYVGDRIWNLEL
- a CDS encoding LSm family protein — translated: MSQRPLDVLNEALNSPVIVRLKGGREFRGELQGYDMHMNLVLDNAEELKENEASRKLGTIIVRGDTVVYVSP